The following are encoded together in the Trachemys scripta elegans isolate TJP31775 chromosome 7, CAS_Tse_1.0, whole genome shotgun sequence genome:
- the CHCHD1 gene encoding coiled-coil-helix-coiled-coil-helix domain-containing protein 1 produces MVAPVYPAWLRRLAAGRQQQRRAPAVRPARPLVLANQVANRRLRLGEATCTTEISLLMACWKQNEFNDSACAKEIQTFYDCVAKTDVEHKERLKQESLGQMGNLSPKTVNKLLRRFPNITDDF; encoded by the exons ATGGTGGCGCCCGTGTACCCGGCCTGGCTCAGGCGCTTGGCCgccgggaggcagcagcagcggcgGGCTCCCGCCGTGCGCCCCGCCCGCCCCCTGGTGCTGGCCAACCAGGTGGCGAACCGCCGTCTGCGCCTGGGAG AGGCAACGTGTACTACAGAGATATCATTACTGATGGCTTGCTGGAAGCAGAATGAGTTCAACGATTCAGCTTGTGCCAAGGAAATCCAGACATTCTATGACTGTGTGGCAAAGACAGAT GTGGAGCACAAGGAAAGACTTAAACAGGAGTCCCTGGGCCAGATGGGAAATTTATCTCCAAAGACAGTGAACAAACTGTTGAGAAGGTTCCCTAATATCACAGATGATTTTTAA